A part of Ptychodera flava strain L36383 unplaced genomic scaffold, AS_Pfla_20210202 Scaffold_57__1_contigs__length_852473_pilon, whole genome shotgun sequence genomic DNA contains:
- the LOC139128508 gene encoding uncharacterized protein, protein MRIDAEKQKFEQEKQFRELELKAEREKREHDLKMKELEVKAKTKSQDTDREFNDWTAKLPQFKEGDNVDTHLRTFERLARTYSWPKRIWPKKLAPTLVGKAQEAYSRLKEDDALDYDKVKVAILRKYELTRKSYRVKFRACKHTDEETFCMWGDIVADTFDRWMETSGVPSLSGEEKYERVRELFIMEQLVEGVPRQMQTWLKERDPENYKELVKLGETYKSAHSGAVSDQTERKRGFKSFNNKHKQQKGEGKKSDNSSQSSEKSKPSAACYTCGKTGHLARNCPEQKSDKNAGSAKTKVVGHVRSQDDKGYDILAEFGNDYLLGRNTYVGCLDGKPVSIQRDTGCCQTLVKPEVVQQSNYLPGETCNISFADETVHKAPVVKAHIESEIFTGPLRMGVWKGIPKDVLLGEDALALQDRRALVVTRRQKKAQDEREAIVKQNEMASGMRAIPVEELPTLSEAEQSDDDFDEEVESSDESNSASEHIDKVNEIQEVNGSRDEHDDSLGISRLFDEDNLNDWKADDVNSESECNDTSHDASALDEPFDETSSDLSDISDDEESDDVTSKVSKNISIGLKCQQEYAEILRLDRDKLRELQSADPTLAKVREHADANQSSENQTGFFWHEKLLYRKWISSHKVREVRQIVVPAECRNALLRVSHDIPLSGHLGIEKTKQRLLQYYYWPGIFKDVAEYCRTCSPCQKSARRRASEKAPLVSMPIINTPFELIAMDIVGPLKRTRRGNKFILVIVDYATRYPEALAMPDQEAETVATALIEVFSRMGLPGEILTDQGTNFMSCLMTDMCVKLKISKIRTSPYHTQGNGLTERFNGTF, encoded by the coding sequence ATGCGTATAGATgcagaaaaacagaaatttgagCAAGAAAAACAATTTCGTGAACTTGAACTAAAGGCAGAAAGAGAAAAGCGCGAAcacgatttgaaaatgaaagaattagaGGTAAAAGCGAAGACAAAGTCGCAAGATACGGATCGTGAGTTCAATGATTGGACTGCTAAACTCCCTCAGTTCAAAGAAGGTGACAATGTTGACACACATTTGCGTACATTCGAGAGGCTAGCTCGAACGTACAGTTGGCCTAAGAGGATTTGGCCAAAGAAATTAGCTCCGACTCTTGTTGGTAAGGCCCAGGAGGCATATTCTAGGTTGAAAGAAGACGATGCCCTGGATTATGATAAGGTCAAGGTGGCTATACTTAGGAAATATGAGCTCACCAGAAAGTCATACAGAGTTAAATTTAGAGCTTGCAAACATACAGATGAAGAGACATTCTGTATGTGGGGTGATATTGTTGCCGATACTTTTGACCGCTGGATGGAAACAAGTGGGGTTCCGTCTTTAAGTGgtgaagaaaaatatgaacGGGTACGTGAACTATTTATAATGGAGCAATTAGTTGAGGGCGTGCCCAGACAAATGCAAACATGGTTGAAGGAAAGGGATCCTGAAAACTATAAGGAGTTGGTAAAACTTGGTGAGACATATAAATCTGCTCATTCTGGCGCTGTTAGCGATCAGACTGAGCGGAAGCGgggtttcaaaagttttaacaacAAACATAAGCAGCAAAAGGGTGAGGGAAAGAAGTCTGATAACTCATCCCAGAGCAGTGAGAAGTCAAAGCCCTCAGCTGCATGTTATACTTGTGGGAAAACTGGTCATTTGGCAAGAAATTGTCCCGAACAAAAGTCTGATAAAAATGCAGGTTCAGCAAAGACAAAGGTCGTTGGCCATGTCAGAAGTCAGGATGACAAAGGCTATGATATTTTGGCTGAATTTGGTAATGATTATCTACTTGGGAGAAATACTTACGTTGGGTGTTTAGACGGTAAACCAGTGAGTATACAGAGGGACACAGGTTGTTGTCAAACCTTGGTAAAGCCAGAGGTCGTACAACAATCTAACTATTTGCCTGGAGAGACTTGCAATATTAGTTTTGCAGACGAAACAGTGCACAAGGCGCCTGTTGTCAAAGCCCAcatcgaaagtgaaattttcactggacCTTTGCGTATGGGGGTATGGAAAGGTATACCCAAGGACGTTCTGCTAGGCGAGGACGCGCTTGCCTTGCAGGATCGCCGTGCGTTAGTGGTCACAAGACGTCAAAAGAAAGCGCAGGATGAGCGCGAGGCTATAGTTAAGCAAAATGAAATGGCGTCTGGCATGAGAGCAATACCTGTTGAGGAATTGCCGACTCTCAGTGAAGCAGAACAAAGTGATGATGACTTCGATGAGGAAGTAGAATCATCTGATGAAAGTAACAGTGCTTCAGAACACATTGACAAGGTCAATGAAATCCAAGAGGTAAATGGGTCACGTGATGAACACGATGATTCACTGGGTATCTCTAGATTGTTTGATGAGGACAATTTAAACGATTGGAAAGCGGATGATGTAAACAGTGAGAGTGAGTGTAATGATacctcccatgatgcatcagcccTTGACGAGCCGTTTGATGAAACTTCATCAGATCTGAGTGACATCAGTGATGACGaggaaagtgatgacgtcacttcGAAAGTGTCCAAGAATATTTCCATTGGATTAAAATGTCAGCAGGaatatgctgaaatattaaGATTAGATCGGGATAAGTTAAGAGAACTTCAATCTGCCGATCCTACTCTTGCAAAGGTGCGAGAGCATGCAGATGCAAATCAATCATCGGAAAATCAAACTGGATTTTTCTGGCATGAGAAATTATTGTATCGTAAGTGGATTTCTTCACATAAGGTACGTGAAGTTAGACAAATTGTAGTACCGGCGGAATGTCGCAATGCATTGCTAAGAGTGTCACATGACATACCTCTGTCAGGACACCTTGGCATTGAAAAGACTAAACAAAGGCTGCTACAATACTACTATTGGCCCGGTATTTTCAAGGATGTTGCAGAATACTGCAGGACTTGTAGTCCATGTCAAAAATCTGCAAGACGGAGAGCGTCTGAGAAAGCGCCTCTTGTTTCGATGCCTATTATTAATACACCGTTTGAGTTAATTGCAATGGATATTGTGGGTCCCTTGAAAAGAACTCGACGCGGaaataagtttattttagtCATCGTGGATTATGCAACTCGGTATCCAGAGGCTTTGGCTATGCCAGACCAGGAAGCCGAGACTGTTGCGACAGCATTGATCGAAGTTTTTAGTCGGATGGGACtacctggtgaaattttgacagaccAGGGTACAAACTTCATGTCATGTCTTATGACTGATATGTGTGTGAAGTTGAAGATCTCAAAAATTCGAACGTCCCCATATCACACACAAGGCAATGGATTAACTGAACGTTTTAACGGAACGTTTTAA